In Amycolatopsis endophytica, the following are encoded in one genomic region:
- a CDS encoding acyltransferase domain-containing protein, giving the protein MTRSVVLLVPGQGAQHPGMAVELYHAHDGFRAAVDEVFALWGGEGARIRADWLGPDPEIDLDDLRRSQPLLFAIGYALATALRGEGIEPVALAGHSVGEVVAAVIAGVFRLRDAAEVLAERVAQLAEGPPGGMLAVAASVAEVIPYLDAEVHVGAVNAARQIMLAGPSGPLANTARRLRAAELTVRPVRTRNPFHSPVLAPYADRALPTLRRLPLAPPALPVYSGYTGKLLTAPEATDPAFWAAQPARPVHFADALTAAAESGGHLFVETGPGQSLTALARRHPAITAAGSRALALLPARAGGDAAKFTSTVAEIFAATTPTSEALLP; this is encoded by the coding sequence ATGACGCGATCGGTCGTCCTGCTGGTACCGGGCCAGGGCGCGCAACACCCGGGAATGGCGGTGGAGCTCTACCACGCGCACGACGGTTTCCGCGCGGCCGTGGACGAGGTCTTCGCGCTGTGGGGTGGAGAAGGCGCGCGCATCCGGGCGGACTGGCTCGGCCCGGACCCGGAGATCGACCTGGACGACCTGCGCCGCTCGCAGCCGCTGCTGTTCGCGATCGGCTACGCGCTGGCCACGGCCCTGCGCGGCGAGGGCATCGAGCCCGTGGCACTGGCCGGGCACAGCGTCGGCGAAGTCGTCGCCGCGGTGATCGCGGGGGTGTTCCGGCTGCGCGACGCCGCCGAGGTGCTGGCCGAGCGGGTGGCGCAGCTGGCCGAGGGGCCGCCGGGCGGGATGCTCGCCGTCGCCGCCTCGGTCGCCGAGGTCATCCCGTACCTGGACGCGGAAGTGCACGTGGGTGCGGTCAACGCGGCCCGGCAGATCATGCTCGCCGGCCCGTCCGGGCCGCTGGCGAACACCGCGCGGCGGCTGCGGGCGGCCGAGCTCACCGTCCGGCCGGTGCGCACCCGCAATCCCTTCCACAGTCCCGTTCTCGCGCCGTACGCCGACCGCGCGCTGCCCACGTTGCGGCGGCTCCCGCTCGCCCCGCCGGCGCTGCCGGTCTACTCCGGGTACACCGGGAAACTGCTGACCGCGCCCGAAGCGACCGACCCGGCGTTCTGGGCCGCCCAGCCGGCGCGGCCGGTGCACTTCGCCGACGCGCTCACCGCGGCGGCGGAGTCCGGCGGGCACCTGTTCGTGGAAACCGGTCCCGGCCAGAGCCTGACGGCACTGGCCCGCCGCCACCCCGCGATCACCGCCGCCGGTTCCCGCGCGCTGGCCCTGCTCCCGGCGCGCGCCGGGGGCGACGCCGCGAAGTTCACCAGCACGGTCGCGGAGATCTTCGCGGCCACCACTCCGACCAGTGAGGCACTCCTGCCATGA
- a CDS encoding ketosynthase chain-length factor yields MTGAVVTGIGVVAPTGIGTEEYWRATTAGASAIGPITRFDPAPYPVRLAGEVPGFVPEEHVPSRLLPQTDHGTRLSLAAAAEALSRSGLTAAEAPDFGIGIATASTMGGFEFGQRELEHLWQLGGQHVSAYQSFAWFYAVNTGQISIRHGLRGPGATVVADQAGGLDALGVARRQIRKGTPAVVTGGVDSALCPLGLAGQLSTGDLSGAHDPERAYLPFTREARGHVPAEGGAILVVEDAEFARDRGAPVLGEIAGYAATFDPDPRDPAADGLPRAARQAIADAGLEPGDVDVVFADAAGRAGADRREAAAITALFGAGGIPVTAPKTGTGRLYAGAGGLDTAAALLSLRDQSIPPTVHVDATDPAQEIDLVVGRARPAALSTALVLARGRGGFNAALVVRAPLPGKPVHTKE; encoded by the coding sequence ATGACCGGCGCGGTCGTCACCGGCATCGGCGTCGTCGCACCGACCGGCATCGGGACCGAGGAGTACTGGCGCGCCACGACCGCGGGCGCATCGGCGATCGGCCCGATCACGCGGTTCGATCCGGCGCCCTACCCGGTGCGCCTGGCGGGGGAGGTGCCCGGGTTCGTCCCGGAGGAGCACGTGCCGTCCCGGCTGCTCCCGCAGACCGACCACGGCACCCGCCTGTCCCTGGCCGCGGCGGCGGAAGCGTTGTCCCGCAGCGGTCTCACCGCCGCCGAGGCGCCCGACTTCGGCATCGGCATCGCCACCGCCTCCACGATGGGCGGGTTCGAGTTCGGGCAGCGCGAGCTGGAGCACCTGTGGCAGCTGGGCGGGCAGCACGTCAGCGCCTACCAGTCCTTCGCCTGGTTCTACGCCGTCAACACCGGTCAGATCTCCATCCGCCACGGTCTGCGCGGGCCCGGCGCCACCGTCGTCGCCGACCAGGCAGGCGGCCTCGACGCGCTCGGCGTGGCCCGGCGGCAGATCCGCAAGGGCACGCCTGCCGTCGTCACCGGGGGAGTGGACAGCGCCCTGTGCCCGCTCGGCCTGGCCGGGCAGCTCAGCACCGGCGACCTCAGCGGCGCGCACGACCCGGAGCGGGCCTACCTGCCGTTCACCCGCGAGGCGCGCGGGCACGTGCCCGCCGAGGGCGGCGCGATCCTCGTGGTGGAGGACGCGGAGTTCGCGCGCGACCGGGGCGCACCGGTGCTCGGCGAGATCGCCGGGTACGCGGCCACCTTCGACCCGGACCCGCGCGATCCGGCCGCGGACGGGCTGCCGCGCGCGGCCCGGCAGGCCATCGCCGACGCCGGGCTCGAACCCGGCGACGTCGACGTGGTGTTCGCCGACGCCGCCGGCCGCGCCGGAGCCGACCGGCGCGAGGCCGCGGCGATCACCGCGCTCTTCGGCGCGGGCGGGATCCCGGTCACCGCACCGAAAACCGGCACCGGACGGCTGTACGCGGGAGCCGGCGGGCTGGACACCGCCGCCGCCCTGCTGAGCCTGCGCGACCAGTCGATCCCGCCCACCGTGCACGTCGATGCCACCGACCCGGCCCAGGAGATCGACCTCGTCGTCGGCCGGGCCAGACCCGCCGCGTTGTCCACGGCGCTCGTCCTGGCCCGCGGGCGCGGCGGCTTCAACGCCGCACTCGTCGTGCGCGCACCCCTGCCCGGAAAACCCGTCCACACCAAGGAGTAG
- a CDS encoding acyl carrier protein — protein MSTLTITALKDILRSAAGEDDGVDLDAEILDTPFTELGYDSLALLETAARIAREYGVTLSDDDVDQIDTPRELLDRVNAAARA, from the coding sequence ATGAGCACACTGACCATCACCGCGCTGAAGGACATCCTGCGCTCGGCCGCGGGCGAGGACGACGGCGTCGACCTCGACGCCGAAATCCTCGACACCCCGTTCACCGAGCTGGGCTACGACTCGCTCGCGCTGCTGGAGACCGCCGCCCGTATCGCCCGCGAATACGGCGTGACCCTCAGCGACGACGACGTCGACCAGATCGACACCCCGCGCGAGCTGCTCGACCGCGTCAACGCGGCGGCGCGCGCGTGA
- a CDS encoding beta-ketoacyl-[acyl-carrier-protein] synthase family protein, translated as MTRRAVITGIGAVAPGGIGVPAYWKQLTDGVSATAPISLFDASPYRSRIAAEVDFDPAAAGLGPQEIRRLDRAAQFAVVAAREAVEDSGLEFGSLPGERTGVALGTAVGCTTAMEREYVVLSDGGRDWLVDPDYAVRELYDHFVPSSMAVELARLTGARGPVSVISDGCTSGLDAVGHALDLIREGSADVVITGGTDAPISPITLACFDAIKATSPRNDDAEHASRPFDRTRNGLVLGEGAAVLVVEEAGHARRRGARIYAEVSGFASRCNAYHMTGLRTDGVEMAEAIRLALDEARLAPADVHYVNAHGSSTKQNDRHETAAFKRSLGEHAHHVPVSSIKSMIGHSLGAIGALELAACALAIEHDVVPPTANLHEPDPDCDLDYVPLLAREQTVDTVLSVGSGFGGFQSAVVLTAPEWTAA; from the coding sequence ATGACCAGACGAGCAGTCATCACCGGGATCGGAGCCGTCGCACCCGGCGGCATCGGCGTCCCGGCCTACTGGAAACAGCTGACCGACGGCGTGTCCGCGACGGCACCGATCTCGTTGTTCGACGCCTCGCCCTACCGGTCGCGGATCGCGGCCGAGGTCGACTTCGACCCGGCCGCCGCGGGGCTCGGGCCGCAGGAGATCCGCCGGCTCGACCGCGCCGCCCAGTTCGCCGTCGTCGCCGCGCGAGAGGCGGTCGAGGACAGCGGGCTGGAGTTCGGCTCGCTGCCCGGCGAGCGCACCGGCGTCGCGCTGGGCACCGCGGTCGGCTGCACGACGGCGATGGAACGCGAATACGTGGTGCTCTCCGACGGGGGCCGCGACTGGCTGGTCGACCCGGACTACGCCGTGCGCGAGCTCTACGACCACTTCGTGCCCAGCTCGATGGCCGTCGAGCTGGCCCGGCTGACCGGCGCGCGCGGGCCGGTGTCGGTGATCTCCGACGGCTGCACCTCGGGCCTGGACGCGGTCGGGCACGCGCTCGACCTGATCCGCGAAGGCAGCGCCGACGTCGTGATCACCGGTGGCACCGACGCGCCGATCTCGCCGATCACCCTGGCCTGCTTCGACGCGATCAAGGCGACCTCGCCGCGCAACGACGACGCCGAGCACGCCTCCCGGCCCTTCGACCGCACCCGCAACGGGCTGGTGCTCGGGGAGGGCGCGGCGGTCCTGGTCGTGGAGGAGGCCGGGCACGCCCGTCGCCGCGGCGCCCGGATCTACGCGGAGGTCTCCGGTTTCGCCAGCCGCTGCAACGCCTATCACATGACCGGCCTGCGCACCGACGGTGTGGAGATGGCCGAGGCGATCCGGCTCGCGCTCGACGAGGCCCGGCTCGCGCCGGCCGACGTGCACTACGTCAACGCGCACGGTTCCAGCACCAAGCAGAACGACCGCCACGAGACGGCCGCGTTCAAGCGCAGCCTGGGCGAGCACGCGCACCACGTGCCGGTCAGTTCGATCAAGTCGATGATCGGGCACTCGCTGGGCGCCATCGGCGCGCTGGAACTCGCCGCGTGCGCGCTGGCGATCGAGCACGACGTCGTGCCGCCCACCGCGAACCTGCACGAGCCCGACCCCGACTGCGACCTGGACTACGTGCCACTCCTCGCGCGCGAACAGACCGTCGACACCGTCCTGAGCGTCGGCAGCGGCTTCGGCGGCTTCCAGAGCGCCGTGGTGCTCACCGCGCCGGAATGGACGGCGGCATGA